From a region of the Listeria monocytogenes ATCC 19117 genome:
- a CDS encoding MucBP domain-containing protein has product MKKFVLIFICFLTLTTIVPWNTLETKAASTSWLEQELDGNEAFITETERVLSKNREDITLADLETIQELDIYGDASSIPDKISDYKNLNTLLALNGTISEIPTSITKLTKLTRINVDNNNFQEFPMILLQMPSLSSIEINRNKIKEIPSEITTLSPHLGSLDVRYNELITLPDNIFTTEWESKLSLLTTGNQLVSDIPADWLDNFNQADNMLEFYNNPPNDYHQKQDQLTYSGARIEVPLNTDLKTLTPDKTKLGLKTGRTLFEQHEFMYYDDGTSNNILTNGVATATGNGYITIKSTLSTNSNPFAKVRVPITVTPPVKGGDVTVQYKDTTGVVLADSITLSGNVGENYTTTAKTIDGYSLTTTPTNANGTFSTNPQTVTYTYKKDPIAQPVTVNYIDTDGKTIAPTETLSGNVGENYTTTAKTIDGYSLTTTPANANGTFSTNPQTVTYTYTKDPIAQPVTVNYIDTDGKTIAPSETLTGNISENYTTTAKTIDGYSLTTTPANAKGTFSTEPQIINYIYAKNAETAQPITVNYRNSTGQKIAKSEVLTGNIGESYSTQPKTIAGYTLTTIPPNAKGTFTTNAQTVTYMYTPIAISALPVTVNYLDENGKEIADSVVLNGRVGEAYNTLAKEIDGYTLIKTPTNANGVFSAEAQSIDYIYRKNKPVVIVNPPIKNPIIKIDSSTNVIKEETSVLPKTGDSNPYNDFLAGILLLSSAMFLWKNHK; this is encoded by the coding sequence TTGAAAAAATTTGTTTTAATTTTTATTTGTTTTCTCACGCTAACAACCATTGTCCCTTGGAATACGCTCGAAACGAAGGCGGCATCCACTTCTTGGCTTGAACAAGAATTAGATGGTAATGAAGCCTTTATCACTGAAACAGAAAGAGTCTTGTCAAAAAATCGTGAAGATATTACACTCGCAGATTTAGAAACAATACAAGAATTAGATATTTATGGTGATGCTTCATCAATACCCGACAAAATTTCTGATTATAAGAATCTCAATACTTTACTTGCCCTTAATGGAACGATTTCAGAAATTCCAACTAGTATCACTAAACTAACAAAACTAACAAGAATCAACGTAGACAATAATAATTTTCAAGAATTTCCGATGATTCTATTACAGATGCCTTCTCTAAGTTCTATTGAGATAAATAGAAATAAAATTAAAGAGATTCCTTCAGAAATAACCACATTATCCCCTCATTTAGGATCGCTGGATGTACGCTATAATGAGCTAATTACGCTTCCGGATAATATCTTCACTACTGAGTGGGAAAGTAAGCTCTCATTACTAACTACAGGAAATCAATTAGTTTCTGACATTCCTGCTGATTGGTTAGATAATTTTAATCAAGCAGATAACATGCTCGAATTTTACAACAATCCACCAAATGATTATCATCAAAAACAAGACCAGCTAACGTATAGTGGAGCAAGAATTGAAGTCCCATTAAATACAGATCTAAAAACATTAACTCCTGATAAAACAAAACTGGGCTTAAAAACAGGCAGAACGTTATTTGAACAACATGAATTTATGTATTATGATGACGGGACCTCTAATAACATTCTAACTAACGGTGTTGCTACTGCCACAGGAAATGGCTATATAACAATCAAAAGTACTTTATCAACCAATTCCAACCCTTTTGCAAAAGTACGAGTTCCTATCACAGTAACACCCCCAGTAAAAGGAGGAGATGTTACCGTTCAATATAAAGACACAACTGGAGTAGTGTTAGCAGACTCCATTACTTTATCCGGAAATGTGGGCGAAAATTATACGACAACAGCTAAAACAATTGACGGCTATTCTTTAACAACTACACCAACCAATGCTAATGGAACTTTTTCAACAAACCCACAAACTGTCACATATACTTATAAAAAAGACCCTATAGCGCAACCAGTTACTGTTAATTATATTGATACAGATGGAAAAACAATTGCTCCCACTGAAACATTAAGCGGAAATGTGGGCGAAAATTATACGACAACTGCTAAAACAATTGACGGCTATTCTTTAACAACTACACCTGCCAATGCTAATGGAACTTTTTCAACAAACCCACAAACTGTCACATATACTTACACAAAAGATCCTATAGCGCAACCAGTTACTGTTAATTATATCGATACAGATGGAAAAACAATTGCTCCTTCTGAAACCTTAACCGGAAATATTAGTGAAAACTATACGACAACAGCTAAAACAATTGACGGCTATTCTTTAACAACTACACCTGCCAATGCCAAGGGGACTTTTTCGACAGAACCTCAAATAATTAATTATATCTATGCGAAAAACGCTGAGACAGCCCAACCTATTACCGTTAATTATAGAAACTCTACAGGTCAAAAAATCGCGAAAAGTGAGGTTTTAACTGGTAATATCGGAGAATCTTACTCAACTCAACCGAAAACAATTGCTGGTTACACACTCACAACAATACCTCCAAATGCAAAAGGAACCTTTACAACAAATGCGCAAACAGTAACTTATATGTATACGCCGATTGCTATTTCCGCCTTACCAGTGACAGTGAACTATTTAGATGAAAATGGTAAAGAAATTGCTGACTCTGTAGTTCTAAATGGTCGTGTGGGAGAGGCTTATAATACACTAGCTAAAGAAATAGATGGCTACACGTTGATAAAAACTCCTACAAATGCTAATGGTGTGTTTTCGGCGGAAGCACAATCAATCGATTATATCTACCGTAAAAATAAACCAGTAGTAATAGTAAATCCACCAATCAAAAACCCGATTATTAAAATAGATTCTAGTACCAACGTAATAAAAGAAGAAACGTCTGTCTTACCAAAAACTGGCGATTCCAATCCATACAATGACTTTTTGGCAGGAATTCTACTACTATCTTCAGCGATGTTTCTTTGGAAAAATCATAAATAA
- a CDS encoding PhzF family phenazine biosynthesis protein: protein MNLSVYVASAFSKNNKGGNKAGVVLNEPTLATAQKMAIAKQLGYAETAFLTESNCADYKLEYFTPKEEVDLCGHATIGTFAILMHLNKIHKSQYTIETNSGVLTITIKDGTIFMEQNQPTFYDTIPPNKLTGCFNLNLLNTNYPIQIVSTGLKDILIPIKSEADLYALEPNFEEVKKVSKHYEVVGMHLYTFNADQIICRNFAPLYDINEEAATGTSNGALACYLYKNHYLRKENYVFEQGYSLHSPSEIFVNLVISNKDEIEKVYVGGKGYYCEMQDLSME, encoded by the coding sequence ATGAATTTATCTGTTTATGTTGCAAGTGCATTTAGTAAGAATAATAAAGGTGGAAATAAGGCGGGTGTCGTATTGAACGAACCAACACTCGCCACTGCTCAAAAAATGGCCATTGCAAAACAATTAGGCTATGCGGAAACTGCTTTCCTAACTGAATCTAACTGTGCTGATTATAAATTAGAATATTTTACTCCGAAAGAAGAAGTCGATTTATGTGGTCATGCGACAATCGGCACTTTTGCGATTTTGATGCATTTAAATAAAATTCATAAGAGCCAGTATACAATTGAAACAAATAGCGGTGTACTGACGATTACGATAAAAGATGGCACTATCTTCATGGAACAAAATCAACCAACTTTTTATGATACAATTCCCCCCAATAAATTAACAGGTTGTTTTAACTTAAATTTACTAAATACTAACTACCCTATTCAAATTGTGTCAACTGGTTTAAAAGATATATTAATTCCAATTAAAAGTGAAGCAGATTTATATGCCCTAGAGCCGAATTTTGAAGAGGTTAAAAAAGTCAGTAAGCATTATGAAGTAGTCGGAATGCACCTGTATACTTTTAATGCTGACCAAATTATTTGTCGGAATTTCGCGCCACTATACGACATTAATGAAGAAGCTGCGACTGGGACCTCTAATGGTGCTTTGGCCTGTTATCTTTATAAAAATCACTACTTACGAAAAGAAAATTATGTATTTGAACAGGGCTATTCTTTGCACTCGCCTTCCGAAATCTTCGTTAATCTAGTCATAAGTAATAAAGACGAAATAGAGAAAGTGTATGTGGGCGGTAAAGGATATTACTGTGAGATGCAGGATTTAAGCATGGAGTAA
- the ybaK gene encoding Cys-tRNA(Pro) deacylase, with translation MNKKTNACRILDKQKVNYELREYAWSEDSLDALHVAAETGNNPAQIFKTLVLTGDKTGNIVACIPADKTLHLKHLAKISGNKKCELIAVDTLEKLTGYIRGGCSPIGMKKLFPTFIDNSAESLDTILISAGKRGLQIELAPTDLKKVVRAEFAMIKEE, from the coding sequence TTGAATAAAAAGACAAATGCGTGTCGGATTTTAGATAAACAGAAGGTAAACTATGAATTACGTGAGTATGCCTGGAGCGAGGATTCCCTTGATGCGCTTCATGTTGCGGCAGAAACAGGGAATAATCCCGCACAGATTTTTAAAACATTAGTCCTGACTGGTGACAAAACAGGAAATATTGTAGCGTGCATTCCTGCCGATAAGACTTTGCATTTAAAACATTTGGCAAAGATTAGCGGTAATAAAAAATGTGAATTGATTGCGGTAGATACGTTAGAGAAGCTGACTGGCTATATTCGCGGTGGATGTTCGCCGATTGGAATGAAGAAATTATTTCCAACGTTTATTGATAACAGCGCTGAATCGCTTGATACTATACTGATTTCGGCTGGAAAAAGAGGATTACAAATCGAACTAGCCCCTACTGATTTGAAAAAAGTAGTACGTGCGGAGTTTGCGATGATTAAGGAAGAATAA
- a CDS encoding DUF5105 domain-containing protein has protein sequence MKKGLFSMVLVLAMVLVLSACGASRVEPKKAGEITVNAVVYNKDTDKVKDVYGEDGSKFEKEFETSFKESFISTFTASFSSDVNLDKQVDEFYDALRKQVNEKTSYTTKVTNDDKESPEIQFAVKGLDMKGVQTELVEELTKAATADPSLATDDQKMAEKTMEIYTKAVQNADAVSEAKTVTLKLKADPDDDSLWKMENDMAFMQELTTAFFMGGM, from the coding sequence ATGAAAAAAGGGTTATTTAGTATGGTTCTTGTGCTAGCAATGGTACTTGTATTAAGTGCATGTGGCGCATCAAGGGTAGAACCAAAAAAAGCAGGAGAAATCACAGTTAATGCCGTAGTCTACAACAAAGATACGGATAAAGTAAAAGATGTATATGGTGAAGATGGTTCTAAATTCGAAAAAGAATTTGAAACTAGTTTTAAAGAAAGCTTTATCAGTACATTTACAGCAAGCTTTTCTAGTGATGTAAACTTAGACAAACAAGTGGATGAGTTTTATGATGCACTTCGCAAACAAGTAAACGAAAAAACTTCGTATACTACTAAAGTAACAAATGACGACAAAGAAAGTCCAGAAATTCAATTCGCTGTTAAAGGGCTTGATATGAAAGGCGTTCAAACAGAATTAGTTGAAGAATTAACAAAAGCAGCAACAGCTGATCCATCTCTTGCAACAGATGATCAAAAAATGGCTGAAAAAACAATGGAAATCTATACGAAAGCTGTTCAAAATGCAGATGCAGTATCTGAGGCTAAAACAGTTACACTTAAATTAAAAGCAGATCCAGATGACGATTCTTTATGGAAAATGGAAAACGATATGGCATTCATGCAAGAACTAACAACAGCATTCTTTATGGGCGGCATGTAA
- a CDS encoding carbon-nitrogen hydrolase family protein has translation MTTIKIALIQQKAVPNNKEANLKLAIKYIKEAHEKGADLVLFPEMWSNGYAPPFEDAFNHPLATDFDNERTKWLNEAITEDSAYVLTLKELAKELQIGICATYLSKTEQKIQNTAIIIDRKGEIILDYAKVHTCDFSLEILLQSGEEFKVCEFDGIKLGVMICYDREFPESARVLMLKGAEIILVPNACDINPARLNQLNSRAFENMVGVAMANYPGEKWGRSTAFSPIVFDENGDYRDNTIIETEDVSEGIFIAEFNLDEIRTYRENETWGNAYRKPQTYTDLISLDVEAPFKRN, from the coding sequence ATGACTACTATAAAAATCGCATTAATCCAACAAAAAGCAGTACCAAATAATAAGGAAGCCAATTTGAAATTAGCCATTAAATATATAAAAGAAGCGCATGAAAAAGGGGCAGATTTAGTACTTTTCCCTGAGATGTGGTCAAATGGTTATGCGCCACCTTTTGAAGATGCTTTTAATCATCCACTAGCTACTGATTTTGATAATGAAAGAACCAAGTGGTTAAATGAAGCTATCACAGAAGACAGTGCGTATGTTTTGACACTGAAAGAACTTGCCAAAGAGTTGCAGATTGGCATTTGCGCTACGTATTTGTCTAAAACGGAACAAAAAATACAAAATACTGCTATTATTATTGACCGAAAAGGAGAAATAATTTTAGACTATGCCAAAGTCCATACGTGTGATTTTTCTTTAGAAATATTACTACAAAGTGGCGAGGAATTTAAAGTTTGTGAGTTTGATGGTATTAAGCTGGGGGTCATGATTTGCTATGATCGCGAGTTTCCAGAAAGCGCCAGAGTTCTCATGTTAAAAGGGGCAGAAATTATCCTCGTTCCAAATGCTTGTGATATAAATCCAGCCAGACTTAATCAACTAAATTCTCGTGCTTTTGAAAACATGGTTGGCGTAGCGATGGCAAACTATCCTGGCGAAAAATGGGGCAGATCCACTGCTTTTTCCCCGATTGTTTTTGATGAAAATGGGGATTACCGCGATAATACGATTATTGAAACAGAGGACGTTTCAGAAGGTATTTTTATTGCTGAATTTAATTTAGACGAGATTCGAACTTACCGGGAAAATGAAACGTGGGGAAATGCCTACCGAAAACCGCAAACATATACAGATTTAATAAGTTTAGATGTAGAAGCGCCATTTAAACGAAATTAA
- a CDS encoding DUF554 domain-containing protein: MVLLGALVNGLGILIGSVIGMKLHNIPERMKDTVMKGMGLSVIVLGIQMAFKTSNSLIVILSICFGAVIGEWLNIDYHLNQLGHWIERKVGAKGKSNVSKGFVTATLIFVIGAMGIIGALDSGIRGNHDVLYTKSVMDGFIALLLSTTLGWGVMLSAIPVFLFEGIIALFATQINQFVPADLMALIIKELTATGGIMILAIGLNLLGLTKIRVANLVPGILVVALIVTGLYYF; encoded by the coding sequence ATGGTTCTACTTGGTGCGCTAGTGAATGGGCTTGGGATTTTGATTGGCTCTGTTATTGGCATGAAATTACATAATATCCCTGAACGTATGAAAGACACGGTCATGAAAGGGATGGGTTTATCCGTTATCGTCCTTGGCATTCAAATGGCATTTAAAACGAGCAACTCGCTTATTGTCATTTTAAGTATTTGTTTTGGAGCCGTTATTGGGGAATGGCTTAATATAGATTATCACCTGAATCAGCTCGGGCACTGGATTGAACGTAAAGTCGGTGCCAAGGGAAAAAGTAATGTTTCAAAAGGCTTTGTGACAGCTACACTTATTTTCGTGATTGGTGCGATGGGGATTATTGGTGCGCTTGATAGCGGCATTCGCGGCAATCATGATGTACTTTATACGAAATCGGTGATGGATGGATTTATCGCCCTACTTCTTAGTACGACACTTGGTTGGGGCGTTATGCTTTCTGCGATTCCAGTGTTTCTCTTTGAAGGCATTATCGCGTTATTCGCAACCCAGATTAATCAATTCGTTCCGGCAGACCTGATGGCACTAATTATAAAGGAATTAACGGCTACAGGCGGGATTATGATTTTGGCAATTGGTCTAAACTTGCTTGGTTTAACCAAGATTCGGGTCGCGAATCTTGTTCCGGGGATTTTAGTCGTTGCGCTGATTGTTACCGGGCTTTATTATTTTTAA
- a CDS encoding NAD(P)-dependent oxidoreductase, producing the protein MKIGIIGATGRAGSRILEEAKNRGHEVTAIVRNAGKITQTHKDINILQKDIFDLTLSDLSDQNVVVDAYGISPDEAEKHVTSLDHLISVLNGTVSPRLLVVGGAASLQIDEDGNTLLESKGLREAPYYPTARAQAKQLEHLKSHQAEFSWTYISPSAMFEPGERTGDYQIGKDHLLFGSDGNSFISMEDYAIAVLDEIERPNHLNERFTVAGK; encoded by the coding sequence ATGAAAATTGGTATCATTGGTGCTACGGGCCGAGCTGGTTCGAGAATTTTAGAAGAAGCAAAAAATCGTGGTCACGAAGTAACAGCCATTGTTAGAAACGCCGGGAAAATCACGCAAACACACAAAGATATTAATATTTTACAAAAAGATATTTTTGATTTAACTCTTTCAGATTTATCAGACCAAAATGTCGTTGTTGATGCTTATGGCATCAGTCCAGACGAAGCAGAAAAACATGTCACTTCCCTTGATCACTTAATTTCTGTTTTAAATGGAACTGTGTCTCCGCGCTTACTTGTCGTTGGCGGAGCAGCTAGTCTGCAAATTGATGAAGACGGAAACACGCTTTTAGAGTCCAAGGGCCTACGGGAAGCGCCTTACTATCCAACTGCACGTGCGCAAGCGAAACAATTAGAGCATTTAAAATCACATCAAGCAGAATTCAGTTGGACTTACATTAGCCCTTCTGCCATGTTTGAACCCGGCGAACGCACTGGAGACTATCAAATAGGAAAAGATCATCTCTTATTTGGTAGCGATGGTAATAGTTTTATCAGTATGGAAGACTATGCAATTGCTGTTTTAGATGAAATTGAACGACCTAATCACTTAAATGAACGCTTTACAGTAGCCGGAAAATAG
- the rarD gene encoding EamA family transporter RarD, whose translation MENKQNGQLGGIIAGALAYVCWGVLPIYWKLVTNVPPMEILAYRIIWSFIFMLFLIVCLRKASMVFQETKDVLLKPKTLIAIIAAAFLVTANWYLFIYTVNSGHVTEASLGYYINPLVNVLLATVILKERLSRGEIIAVISATIGVLILTWHLGSVPWAAIGMAVTFSLYGLIKKVVSVSVWTGLTLETMIITPFALIYVIFFATNGLMQYAAQTNIILVGAGVVTAIPLLLFATAAKKISYTMVGFLQYIGPTLMLALGVLLFKESFDHMQLFAFMFIWLALIIFTISHIYSAAKIKQLANAAKK comes from the coding sequence ATGGAAAATAAACAAAATGGACAGCTAGGCGGAATCATCGCTGGCGCTCTCGCTTATGTATGTTGGGGTGTCCTTCCGATTTACTGGAAGCTAGTCACAAATGTCCCACCAATGGAGATTTTGGCCTATAGAATTATATGGTCTTTTATTTTTATGTTATTTTTGATCGTTTGTTTGCGAAAAGCTTCGATGGTTTTTCAAGAAACTAAGGACGTATTGCTTAAACCAAAAACGCTGATTGCGATTATTGCGGCAGCTTTTTTAGTGACAGCAAACTGGTATTTATTCATTTATACGGTGAATAGTGGGCATGTGACCGAAGCAAGTCTTGGTTATTACATCAATCCACTTGTAAACGTACTTCTCGCAACAGTTATCTTAAAAGAACGCTTGAGTCGTGGCGAAATTATTGCTGTTATTTCTGCTACTATCGGTGTTTTAATCCTCACATGGCATCTTGGATCTGTTCCTTGGGCGGCAATCGGTATGGCGGTTACTTTCTCGCTTTACGGGCTAATTAAAAAAGTCGTTTCCGTATCTGTTTGGACTGGTTTAACCCTTGAGACAATGATTATTACGCCATTCGCGCTTATTTATGTAATCTTTTTCGCGACCAATGGATTAATGCAGTACGCGGCACAAACCAATATTATTTTAGTTGGCGCTGGTGTCGTTACAGCTATACCACTCCTTCTGTTTGCCACTGCTGCGAAAAAAATTAGCTATACAATGGTTGGCTTCCTGCAATATATCGGACCAACATTAATGCTCGCACTCGGCGTATTACTATTTAAAGAAAGTTTCGATCATATGCAATTGTTTGCATTCATGTTTATTTGGTTAGCACTGATTATTTTCACGATTTCTCACATTTATTCCGCAGCCAAAATTAAACAATTAGCAAACGCCGCAAAAAAATAA
- a CDS encoding YceI family protein has translation MTVEKWNVDPAHSSIEFQVKHMMVSKVKGAFSDFTADIEMDPEDLTSAKLNFSVAAASVDTRQAQRDGHLKSEDFFNVEKYPNVTFSATKITADGDDEYEVTGDLTIRDVTKPLTLEVSYEGTGKDPNTGNMVAGFEAKGKFNRKDFGLNYNAALETGGVLIGDEVKLNIQIEASK, from the coding sequence ATGACAGTAGAAAAATGGAACGTAGACCCAGCGCATAGTTCAATCGAATTTCAAGTAAAACACATGATGGTATCAAAAGTAAAAGGTGCATTTAGCGATTTCACAGCGGATATCGAAATGGATCCAGAAGATTTAACTTCTGCAAAATTAAACTTCTCTGTTGCAGCCGCTTCTGTTGACACTCGTCAAGCGCAACGTGATGGACATTTGAAAAGCGAAGACTTCTTTAATGTAGAAAAATATCCAAACGTGACTTTTTCGGCAACAAAAATTACAGCTGACGGCGATGATGAATACGAAGTGACTGGTGACTTAACTATTCGCGACGTAACCAAACCTCTTACACTAGAAGTAAGCTACGAAGGAACAGGAAAAGATCCAAATACTGGCAACATGGTAGCTGGCTTTGAAGCAAAAGGTAAATTCAACCGCAAAGACTTTGGCCTTAATTACAATGCTGCGTTAGAAACTGGTGGCGTACTTATTGGCGACGAAGTGAAATTAAACATCCAAATCGAAGCAAGCAAATAA
- a CDS encoding MarR family winged helix-turn-helix transcriptional regulator — protein sequence MVGINTDTENISELLKTYWSIQRISAGYADQNAASLGLTIQQLAMINVIYSTPGISVADLTKRLIITGSSAAANVDGLISLGLVVKLNKTIPNDSMDLTLKLSKKGEDLSKRSTANAFMYKAMMKVFENLTENEIEELIRLNKKVETLLKKSK from the coding sequence ATGGTAGGAATTAATACAGATACAGAAAATATTAGTGAACTATTAAAAACTTATTGGTCAATCCAGCGAATTTCAGCGGGATATGCCGATCAAAATGCGGCGAGTTTAGGATTAACGATTCAGCAACTTGCCATGATTAATGTGATTTACAGCACACCTGGTATTTCAGTGGCGGATTTAACGAAACGATTAATTATTACTGGAAGTTCGGCTGCAGCTAATGTTGACGGGTTAATCAGCCTTGGCTTAGTAGTGAAATTAAACAAAACAATTCCAAATGACAGCATGGATTTAACACTCAAGCTTTCGAAAAAAGGAGAAGACTTATCGAAACGCTCCACTGCAAACGCTTTTATGTACAAAGCCATGATGAAAGTATTCGAAAACCTAACCGAAAACGAAATAGAAGAATTAATTCGCCTAAATAAAAAAGTCGAAACCTTACTGAAAAAGAGTAAATAA
- a CDS encoding amino acid permease, translated as MKKETHGEIRRDLKTRHLSMIAIGGSIGTGLFLASGNAIHTAGPGGALVAYIAIGIMVYFLMTSLGEMATYMPVSGSFSTYASRFVDPAFGFALGWNYWFNWAITLAVDISTAAIIVQFWLPNTPAWLWSAIFLILIFGLNALSVKAYGESEYWFSIIKVATVIIFLIVGVLTIVGILGGEVIGFSNFTAGDAPFKGGFFAILGTFLIAGFSFQGTEMVGIAAGESATPETSVPKAIKQVFWRILLFYIFAIFIIGMIIPYTNPNLLSAEATDVAISPFTLVFEKAGLAFAASVMNAVILTSVLSAGNSGLYASTRMLWAMARDKKAPKFLGKVNRRGIPMAALIVTTIVGAMTFITTLTENGTVIYTWLLSASGLTGFIAWVGIAISHYRFRKAFIKQGHDLSELKYKAKFFPFGPILALILCILVIVGQDYAAFLKPEFTNPAWWQKIGISYIGLPIFLVFWLSFKFTNKTKVIPLEDCKFDQK; from the coding sequence GTGAAGAAAGAAACACATGGCGAGATTCGTCGTGACTTAAAAACAAGGCATTTGTCCATGATTGCCATTGGTGGTTCAATCGGGACGGGATTATTTTTAGCAAGTGGTAATGCGATTCATACAGCAGGACCTGGTGGCGCTTTAGTTGCTTATATAGCAATCGGGATTATGGTGTACTTTTTAATGACAAGTTTAGGCGAAATGGCTACTTACATGCCTGTATCTGGTTCATTTAGTACCTATGCTAGTCGATTTGTTGACCCAGCTTTCGGTTTTGCGCTTGGTTGGAATTATTGGTTTAACTGGGCCATTACACTTGCGGTTGATATTTCCACTGCTGCAATTATCGTTCAATTTTGGCTACCGAACACCCCCGCTTGGCTATGGAGCGCGATTTTCTTAATTTTGATTTTCGGCTTAAACGCGCTTTCGGTAAAAGCATACGGAGAATCAGAGTATTGGTTTTCAATTATTAAAGTGGCCACGGTTATTATTTTCCTTATCGTCGGCGTGCTTACTATTGTCGGAATTCTTGGCGGCGAAGTTATTGGCTTTTCTAACTTTACTGCTGGCGATGCTCCGTTTAAAGGTGGATTTTTTGCCATCTTAGGTACCTTCTTAATTGCTGGATTTTCTTTCCAAGGGACTGAAATGGTTGGTATTGCAGCTGGTGAAAGTGCTACTCCAGAAACCAGCGTGCCAAAAGCGATTAAACAAGTATTCTGGCGGATTTTGCTATTTTATATTTTTGCGATTTTCATTATTGGGATGATTATTCCTTATACTAACCCGAATTTACTTAGTGCCGAGGCAACAGATGTGGCAATTAGCCCATTTACACTCGTATTTGAAAAAGCTGGTCTTGCATTTGCGGCTTCCGTAATGAATGCGGTTATCCTGACTTCTGTTTTATCTGCTGGTAATTCAGGTCTTTACGCTTCCACAAGAATGCTTTGGGCAATGGCTCGTGATAAAAAAGCGCCTAAATTCTTGGGTAAAGTAAACCGTCGTGGCATTCCGATGGCTGCTTTAATTGTTACGACGATTGTTGGTGCAATGACATTCATTACAACGCTAACAGAAAACGGCACAGTGATTTATACGTGGTTACTTTCCGCCTCTGGTTTAACCGGATTTATTGCTTGGGTCGGCATCGCTATCAGTCATTACCGTTTCCGAAAAGCATTTATCAAACAAGGACATGACTTAAGTGAACTAAAATATAAAGCAAAATTTTTCCCATTCGGACCTATTTTAGCACTAATTTTATGTATTTTAGTTATTGTCGGTCAAGATTACGCGGCATTTTTGAAACCAGAATTTACGAATCCTGCTTGGTGGCAAAAAATCGGTATTTCTTATATCGGCCTCCCTATTTTCCTTGTTTTCTGGCTATCTTTTAAATTTACAAATAAAACAAAAGTTATTCCACTGGAAGACTGCAAATTTGATCAAAAATAA
- a CDS encoding blue-light photoreceptor, whose amino-acid sequence MTAYPQFDVILKALNLSSVGVIITDPEQKDNPIIFVNTGFENITGYAKEEALGSNCHFLQGDDTDKKEVAKIRHAINEKSTANVLLKNYRKDGTSFMNELTIEPIYDDHNHLYFVGIQKDVTTEHDYQLELEKSLTEIEKLSTPIVPIKENICVLPLIGSLTHDRFQHMSEYVSEYMDHGKEDYLIMDLSGLAEFNEDAVMNLVKFHGFMKLTGVELIITGISPKFAMTLIRYEENLASLTTYSTIKEALQFY is encoded by the coding sequence ATGACCGCTTATCCACAATTCGATGTTATTTTAAAAGCATTAAATTTGTCTAGCGTAGGAGTAATTATTACAGATCCTGAGCAAAAAGATAATCCAATTATTTTTGTTAACACTGGTTTTGAAAATATTACCGGCTATGCTAAAGAAGAAGCACTTGGCTCCAATTGTCACTTTTTACAAGGAGATGATACTGACAAAAAAGAAGTTGCAAAAATCCGTCATGCCATTAACGAAAAATCAACTGCGAATGTTTTACTAAAAAATTACCGAAAAGATGGTACTTCTTTTATGAATGAACTTACGATTGAACCGATTTACGATGATCATAATCATCTCTATTTTGTTGGCATTCAAAAAGATGTGACGACAGAGCACGACTATCAGCTGGAACTCGAGAAATCATTAACAGAAATCGAGAAACTTTCCACGCCAATTGTTCCGATTAAAGAAAACATTTGTGTGTTACCACTGATAGGCTCGCTAACACATGACCGTTTTCAGCATATGTCTGAATATGTGAGTGAATACATGGACCATGGCAAGGAAGATTATTTGATTATGGATCTTTCTGGTTTAGCTGAATTTAATGAAGATGCGGTAATGAATCTTGTGAAGTTCCACGGATTTATGAAATTAACTGGTGTAGAGCTCATCATCACCGGAATATCGCCAAAATTCGCCATGACATTAATTCGCTACGAAGAAAACCTAGCCAGCTTAACTACATACAGCACAATCAAAGAAGCATTACAATTTTACTAA